The following coding sequences lie in one Deltaproteobacteria bacterium genomic window:
- a CDS encoding TIGR02450 family Trp-rich protein, with protein sequence MNRINPKKLKSSKWTAVNPTQKEKHFMVTRLIEEEDEIVACALEAVYSKREFVLNWQDLQDESVWLMGWK encoded by the coding sequence ATGAATCGCATCAATCCAAAAAAGCTTAAATCCAGTAAATGGACCGCCGTTAACCCCACTCAGAAAGAAAAACACTTCATGGTTACACGGCTCATTGAGGAAGAGGACGAGATTGTGGCCTGTGCCCTGGAAGCCGTCTATTCCAAACGTGAGTTCGTTCTTAACTGGCAGGACCTGCAAGATGAGAGCGTGTGGCTGATGGGATGGAAATAG